The following proteins are co-located in the Myroides profundi genome:
- a CDS encoding ABC transporter permease — MKLEYFITKRLVTTKNYKSSVSAPIIKIAITAIALGMIMMLISVATGLGLKYKIRDKISAFSGHIVITNYDSNVTDITLKPIDISVVQSDDIKNIEGVKKIQSYASKAGIIRTEDSFEGIIYKGVDSLYDLNEIKDYLVEGRLPKSADGMSNEVLLSQYIADRMHFKVGDKITTYFMKEWGNKIPNVRQFEIVGIYNSALQQFDANIVIGDIKHVQRLNRWKANEVGGFEVVLNSFDQIEQKGQEFYMNLPSTVDSKTIVDKYSNVFGWIDMFDFNIKIIIIIMIAVASINMIVALLVLILERTQMIGILKAMGADNWAIRKVFLYNATYLIVKGLLYGNLIGLGLLYIQQYFGLIKLDSTAYYVREAPVLIRFSDVFLLNLGVIVIAFLVLLIPSYMITKISPIKAIRYD; from the coding sequence TTGAAATTAGAATATTTTATAACTAAACGACTTGTCACTACTAAGAATTATAAAAGTAGTGTATCCGCACCAATTATTAAAATTGCAATTACAGCTATTGCATTAGGCATGATCATGATGCTTATCTCTGTTGCAACAGGTTTAGGATTGAAATACAAAATTAGAGATAAAATTTCAGCTTTTAGCGGTCATATCGTAATAACTAATTATGATAGTAATGTTACAGATATTACACTTAAGCCGATAGATATAAGTGTAGTACAGTCTGATGATATTAAGAATATAGAAGGAGTAAAGAAAATACAGTCTTATGCCTCTAAGGCTGGTATTATAAGAACAGAGGATTCTTTTGAGGGAATTATTTATAAAGGAGTAGACTCTCTTTATGATTTAAACGAGATCAAGGATTATCTAGTAGAAGGGAGATTGCCGAAATCGGCTGATGGAATGAGTAATGAAGTACTGCTGTCTCAATATATAGCAGATAGAATGCACTTTAAAGTAGGAGATAAGATTACGACTTACTTTATGAAAGAATGGGGAAATAAGATTCCAAATGTTCGTCAGTTTGAGATTGTAGGGATTTATAATTCGGCATTACAGCAGTTCGATGCGAATATTGTAATAGGAGATATAAAGCATGTACAGCGCCTGAATAGATGGAAGGCAAATGAGGTAGGAGGGTTTGAGGTAGTATTAAATAGCTTTGATCAGATCGAACAAAAAGGCCAAGAGTTCTATATGAATTTACCTTCTACAGTAGACAGTAAGACTATTGTAGACAAGTATAGTAATGTATTTGGTTGGATAGATATGTTTGACTTTAATATAAAGATTATCATTATTATTATGATTGCGGTAGCGTCTATTAATATGATAGTAGCTTTATTAGTACTAATACTAGAGCGTACACAGATGATCGGAATATTAAAAGCTATGGGTGCTGATAACTGGGCGATTAGAAAAGTGTTTTTATACAATGCGACATACCTGATAGTAAAAGGATTGCTTTATGGTAATCTTATAGGATTAGGGTTATTGTATATACAACAGTATTTTGGTTTGATTAAGTTAGATTCTACGGCTTATTATGTGAGAGAAGCTCCTGTATTGATTCGATTTAGCGATGTGTTTTTATTAAATTTAGGAGTAATAGTCATTGCATTTTTAGTATTGCTTATTCCATCCTATATGATTACTAAGATTAGCCCTATAAAAGCGATTCGTTACGATTAA
- a CDS encoding IS3 family transposase: MCQLFGKTRSAYYQSIDRYASQSIKDEIILQEVLNIRATLPRVGTRKLQHMLQERLGSHNISVGRDYLFDLLDSHKMLVRQRKRKAYTTDSRAWRGQYLDLYNGVKVTRPEQFWVSDITYIRLNNTWGYLSLITDAYSHKIMGYSFSLDLTTNGCLQALKMALKNRIYTEKLIHHSDRGCQYCSSVYTKILIENNISISTTQGGEPRDNAIAERVNGIIKGEFDLNYSSLGYQKTIDKIKNSIEAYNQIRPHDSCDRLTPNQAHLKTGILTKRWKNYYKTNKQKQQPVQ; encoded by the coding sequence ATATGTCAACTGTTTGGTAAAACTCGAAGTGCTTATTATCAGTCAATAGACAGATACGCAAGTCAATCTATTAAAGATGAGATTATTCTTCAAGAAGTTTTAAATATTAGAGCTACTCTACCAAGAGTAGGTACTCGAAAACTTCAACATATGTTACAAGAACGCTTAGGTTCGCACAATATAAGCGTAGGAAGAGATTATCTGTTTGATTTATTAGACAGTCATAAAATGTTGGTTAGGCAACGAAAGCGCAAAGCATATACAACAGACTCCAGAGCTTGGAGAGGACAGTATTTAGACTTGTATAATGGAGTAAAAGTTACTAGACCAGAACAATTTTGGGTAAGTGACATCACCTATATCAGGTTAAATAATACTTGGGGCTATTTAAGTTTAATCACAGATGCTTATTCTCATAAAATAATGGGCTATAGTTTTAGCTTAGATTTAACCACTAATGGATGCTTACAAGCCTTGAAAATGGCATTAAAGAACAGGATTTATACAGAGAAACTTATTCATCATTCAGATCGAGGATGTCAATACTGCAGTAGTGTTTATACTAAAATACTGATAGAAAACAACATATCTATTAGTACAACACAAGGTGGTGAACCAAGAGATAATGCAATAGCTGAGCGTGTAAATGGTATAATTAAAGGTGAATTTGATTTAAACTATTCAAGTTTAGGTTATCAAAAAACGATTGATAAAATTAAGAATAGTATAGAAGCTTATAACCAAATTAGACCTCATGATAGTTGTGATAGGTTAACTCCAAATCAAGCTCATTTAAAGACAGGTATTCTAACTAAGAGATGGAAGAATTATTACAAGACTAATAAACAAAAACAACAACCTGTACAGTAA
- a CDS encoding winged helix-turn-helix transcriptional regulator — MKNNTNTENEPNTLENNLNYFENNGVIQQALKTISGKWKTSIIKTIAAQCPKRFGILKKELDNVAQGTLTTVLRELEQDGLLHREVYAEVPPRVEYMLTEKGKSLLPILDQLEKWYTTE; from the coding sequence ATGAAAAACAATACTAATACTGAAAATGAGCCGAATACATTAGAAAATAATTTAAACTATTTTGAAAATAACGGTGTTATACAACAGGCTCTTAAAACTATCTCTGGTAAATGGAAAACATCTATCATCAAAACCATAGCTGCCCAGTGCCCTAAGAGATTCGGAATATTAAAGAAAGAGTTAGATAATGTAGCCCAAGGCACACTGACTACTGTACTAAGAGAATTAGAACAAGATGGTCTATTACATAGAGAAGTATACGCTGAAGTACCTCCTAGAGTAGAATATATGCTGACAGAAAAAGGAAAGAGCTTACTCCCTATACTTGATCAGTTAGAGAAATGGTATACCACTGAATGA
- a CDS encoding MFS transporter — translation MQNISTVKKRIMLFLISMSIFLSVLDLFIVNVAIPKIRVAMHASVADIQLIIVYYVIGYGAFLITSGKVGLKYGHKKIFILSMFSFGVFSLLCGLAWDIHSLNIFRLFQGISGAFMIPQGVTLLSSIFVIEEERRRAYSIYGAIAGISSVLGQILGGILPDLDFAFGGWRLIFLINVPIAFIVGILSWGVLVEIDRKRDLKIQPLSQLVMVCLLVLLMYSLVTGADYGWTTTLLLVLVNAIICIVLFLVIQFKNYKKSINVLIDFKPFTYRTFAVALIALVFYSLVQDSYFFIYANHFQLKLDYTATQTGLLFAFQGVGYVIASFLSLKFLSKYKERFMLFGLLLMIGGLVGHYWLLSREYILFYEVALLLFEYGMGCGVVLPSMFTYALSSLPTDITSIGSSLYLTLQQLSIALGVSIVGQSYFGSIDGHFNSTVIMIVLLIMTGFVFLISYKRRLSN, via the coding sequence ATGCAAAATATTTCAACAGTCAAAAAGAGAATTATGTTATTCTTGATCTCGATGTCTATCTTCTTAAGTGTGTTAGATTTGTTTATTGTTAATGTTGCCATTCCTAAGATTAGAGTAGCTATGCACGCTAGTGTAGCTGATATCCAATTGATCATTGTGTACTATGTAATAGGCTATGGAGCATTCTTGATCACATCGGGTAAAGTTGGTTTAAAATATGGGCATAAGAAAATATTCATTCTTTCAATGTTTAGTTTTGGTGTGTTTTCGTTATTATGTGGTTTAGCTTGGGATATACATTCGTTGAATATTTTTAGATTGTTTCAAGGAATAAGTGGGGCATTTATGATACCTCAGGGAGTGACTTTACTGTCTAGTATCTTTGTAATAGAGGAAGAGAGACGTAGAGCGTATTCTATCTATGGTGCGATAGCAGGGATATCTTCTGTATTAGGACAAATATTAGGAGGAATACTCCCAGATCTTGATTTTGCATTTGGAGGATGGAGACTAATATTTTTAATCAATGTACCAATTGCATTTATTGTTGGGATACTATCATGGGGTGTATTAGTAGAGATAGACCGCAAAAGAGACTTGAAGATACAACCTCTATCTCAACTTGTGATGGTGTGTTTATTGGTACTTCTGATGTATAGTTTAGTGACTGGAGCAGATTATGGCTGGACGACTACTTTATTGTTAGTATTAGTGAATGCTATCATATGCATTGTATTATTTTTAGTGATTCAGTTTAAAAATTATAAGAAATCTATCAATGTGCTTATAGATTTTAAACCTTTTACCTATAGGACATTTGCAGTAGCCTTGATTGCCTTAGTTTTTTACTCCTTAGTACAGGATTCATACTTCTTTATTTATGCGAATCATTTTCAGTTAAAACTTGATTATACAGCTACACAGACAGGATTATTGTTTGCTTTCCAAGGTGTAGGATATGTTATCGCTTCCTTTCTATCATTAAAATTCTTATCTAAGTACAAAGAGCGATTTATGCTTTTTGGTTTACTGTTAATGATAGGTGGATTAGTAGGACACTACTGGTTATTAAGTAGAGAGTATATTCTCTTTTATGAAGTAGCTTTATTATTATTTGAGTACGGTATGGGGTGTGGTGTTGTTCTTCCTTCTATGTTCACTTATGCACTGAGTAGTTTGCCTACTGATATTACCTCTATAGGTTCAAGTTTATACCTCACTTTACAACAATTAAGCATAGCTTTAGGAGTAAGTATTGTTGGTCAATCTTATTTTGGGAGTATAGACGGTCATTTTAATTCGACTGTAATCATGATTGTTTTATTGATCATGACTGGATTCGTTTTTTTGATAAGCTATAAAAGGCGACTTAGTAATTAA